A region of Sphingobium baderi DNA encodes the following proteins:
- a CDS encoding limonene-1,2-epoxide hydrolase family protein, producing the protein MRKAIETQFKLYEDCVCRIHAVGASGPFVFTERTDHVTMRHNGKRVSARMSGVFELDARGKITAWRDYYDPVPVYRQIGLSEQELYATAE; encoded by the coding sequence ATCCGCAAGGCGATCGAGACACAATTCAAACTGTACGAAGACTGTGTCTGCAGGATCCACGCCGTCGGCGCATCCGGTCCATTCGTCTTCACCGAGCGAACAGACCATGTCACGATGCGACACAATGGAAAGCGCGTCTCGGCCAGGATGTCCGGTGTTTTCGAGCTCGACGCGCGCGGCAAGATCACGGCGTGGCGCGACTATTACGATCCAGTGCCGGTTTACCGGCAGATAGGCCTGTCCGAGCAGGAGCTTTACGCCACTGCTGAATAG
- a CDS encoding TetR/AcrR family transcriptional regulator, with protein sequence MTEKSAVKARTGGPGRPLRARSDEAKESVRLRLIEIGRELFSTMPHSKVTMRKIAQQAGYSTGVVYHYFADGDALFDAIRDAELCRSEASLLAALKDIEDPEARLKAYVVCTRSYTIHIMQLFGTRFLSGSHDSGEPGTAIPSVSQFDPSPASARIHALCDTLLQDLFDTLPCHPLPIHIAADSLIGAINSNLIMAGASSYRQWADPIEVGDRIFDALISYWRSRACEMAGATIGVDQHSAPRTTEVADGKT encoded by the coding sequence ATGACCGAGAAGAGCGCTGTGAAAGCTCGAACTGGGGGCCCTGGCCGCCCCCTTCGGGCGCGCTCCGATGAAGCCAAGGAAAGCGTACGCCTCCGTCTCATCGAGATCGGGCGTGAACTGTTTTCGACGATGCCACATTCAAAAGTGACGATGCGAAAAATTGCACAACAGGCAGGTTATTCCACAGGCGTTGTTTATCATTATTTTGCTGACGGGGACGCGTTGTTTGATGCCATTCGCGACGCAGAGCTATGCCGATCCGAAGCAAGCCTCCTTGCTGCTCTGAAGGACATCGAAGATCCCGAAGCTCGGCTCAAGGCCTATGTTGTCTGTACTCGAAGCTACACTATTCACATCATGCAATTGTTTGGCACGCGTTTCCTGAGCGGCTCACATGACTCGGGCGAACCTGGGACTGCAATTCCCAGCGTCTCGCAATTCGATCCCTCGCCCGCGTCCGCTCGCATCCACGCTTTATGCGACACCTTGCTTCAGGACCTTTTCGACACTCTGCCCTGCCACCCTTTACCTATTCACATCGCAGCAGACAGCCTGATCGGGGCGATCAACAGCAATCTGATCATGGCAGGCGCCTCGAGTTATCGGCAATGGGCCGACCCCATAGAAGTAGGCGACAGGATTTTCGACGCGCTCATTTCCTATTGGCGCAGCCGCGCTTGCGAGATGGCCGGAGCGACGATCGGAGTCGATCAGCATTCTGCTCCACGGACTACGGAGGTGGCAGACGGAAAGACCTGA